The sequence ATCTGCAGCGACCTGTCGCAACTGGGCAACTACGCCAAGATCGACACCGGCACCTTCCGCATTCTCAAGGCGCACCTGCCGGGGCCGTACACCTTCATTCTCAACGCCACCCGCGAAGTGCCGCGCCTGTTGCTGCATCCGAAGAAGCGCACCATTGGCCTCCGAGTGCCGAGCCATCCGATCGCGCTGGCGCTGCTGGCCGAACTCGGCGAGCCGCTGATGAGCGTGACCCTGATCATGCCTGGCGATGAAGACCCGCTGAGCGATCCGTACGAAATGCGCCAGTTGCTCGAACATCAGGTGGACTTGATCGTCGACGGCGGCTTCGGCGGCATCAAGGCCTCCACGGTGATCGACCTGACCGGCGACGACCCGGAAGTGGTCCGCGTCGGTTGCGGCGATCCGACGCCGTTCATGGTCGAGGCCTGAATGTCCGCAGTGGAAACCGTTGCCGATCCCCAGGCCGGCGCTCAGCAAGAGCTGCCGTTTGCCATGGTCTATGGCCAGGCGGTCATGGAAATGCCACTGGATCTGTACATCCCGCCGGATGCGCTGGAAGTCTTTCTCGAAGCCTTTGAAGGGCCGCTCGACCTGCTGCTGTACCTGATCCGCAAACAGAACATCAACATCCTCGACATCCCGGTGGCGGAAATCACCCGCCAGTACATGGGCTATGTCGAGTTGATGCAGTCGGTGCGCCTGGAACTCGCCGCCGAGTATCTGGTGATGGCCGCGATGCTCGCCGAGATCAAGTCGCGCATGCTCCTGCCGCGCGCTGAAACCGTCGAAGACGAAGAGGACGACCCGCGCGCCGAACTGATCCGCCGCTTGCAGGAATACGAGCGCTTCAAGGCGGCCGCTGAAGGTATCGACGGCTTGAGCCGGGTCGGTCGTGACGTGATCGTGCCCAAGCTCGACGCCCCGGAAGCCCGCGCGCGCAAGCTGTTGCCGGATGTCGCGCTGGAAGAGATTTTGATGTGCATGGCGGAAGTGCTGCGCCGTGGCGATATGTTTGAAAGCCACCAGGTCAGCCGTGAGGCATTGTCCACCCGCGAGCGCATGAGCGATGTGCTGGAGCGGCTCAAGGGCGGCGGTTTTGTGCCGTTCGTCGAGCTGTTCACCGCTGAAGAGGGCAGGTTGGGTGTGGTGGTGACCTTTATGGCGATCCTTGAGCTGGTCAAGGAGTCCTTGGTCGAGCTGGTGCAGAATGAGCCGTTCGCCGCGATCCACGTGCGAGCCCGAGCCGAATAACGAGTCGAAACATGAACCTGACTGAACCCCGCGAGCTGGCGCCCCTGCTTGAAGCCTTTCTGTTGGCCTCGGGAAAGCCGCAATCCCTTGAGCGCCTCTATGAACTGTTTGAAGAGGGCGAACGCCCCGAGCCTGCAGTTTTCAAGAAAGCCCTGACCCTGCTCGGCAAGTCCTGCGAGGGCCGTGCTTTCGAACTCAAGGAAGTCTCGTCGGGCTATCGCTTGCAGATCCGCGAGAAGTTTTCGCCGTGGGTTGGCCGCTTGTGGGAAGAGCGCCCGCAGCGTTATTCCCGTGCGCTGTTGGAAACCATCGCGCTGATCGCCTATCGCCAGCCGATCACCCGTGGCGAGATCGAAGACGTGCGTGGCGTGGCGGTAAACAGCAACATCGTCAAAACCTTGCTGGAACGTGAGTGGATCCGCGTCGTCGGCTACCGCGACGTGCCGGGCAAACCGGCGATGTTTGCCACCACCAAGATGTTTCTCGATCACTTCAACCTGAAGAACCTCGAAGACCTGCCGCCGCTCGCCGAACTGCGCGAGATGGAAACCGACCCGGTGCTCGATTTCGACGACGCGCCGGTGCCGCAGAACTTGCAGGAACTGGCCGACGCCAGCGCCGAGCCGGAGGAGGAGAAGGAAGAGACCAGTTTCCATACGTTGTTGCTGGAGCTGGACAGCATGGAAGAGGGGATCAAGACCGACTTCGACGATTTGCTGCGGGATGCGGTGGACGGTGAAGCGCCGACGGTTGATGCAGAAACCGAGACTGAGCCTGAGCCTGAGCCACAGATCGGCGAGCCAACCATCGAAGTTGAACTTGAAGCCGAGCCAGAAGCCGAACCGGAAGAGGACATTCTTGGCGTCGCCGAAGCCCGCGAAAAGCTGTTGGCTGCCGTCGCCGCCCTCGAACAACCGGCGCCAGAACCCGAACCGGAGCTGAGCGAAGAAGAAGCCGAGGCCCGCGCCCTGGCCGAAGCCATCGAAGCCGAACGCCGCGAATTCGAAGACTGATCCGCCCTCAAAACCACCGCGATCCCCTGTAGGAGTGAGCCTGCTCGCGATTGCGGTGTATCTGCCAAGATGATGTCGACTGACACACCGCAATCGCGAGCAGGCTCACTCCTACAGGGGATTTGTGTGTTTCTGGAGTAGGTATGAGTTCGACAAAAGACCCGTGCATCAGCCTCTGCAAATTCAGCGACGACATCTGCCTCGGCTGCGGCCGCAGCAAGCGCGAAATCAAAGCCTGGAAGAAACTCGACAAGGACGACAAGCGCACCGTACTCGCCGAAGCCGCGCTGCGCCTGATCAAACTGGGCAGCGCCGGTCGGCGGAAAAAGAAATAACTGTCGATCGATCAGCTAGTCTCTGATGCGCGACGGCGCACATCCGCGTATGATTCGCGACCCTTCGCCGATCCCTTCGGCTGAGTACCCAGATTTCAATGCTTCAGGCGCCGCCTGAACAGACCACACCGGGAGGTGCCCAGATGAGCGACATCATTCAGAAAGACGACCAGGAAATCGGCCCAGCAGGCGAAAAGCTGCAGAAAGTCCTCGCCCGTATCGGCGTCGGCTCGCGCCGTGACGTGGAATCCTGGATCAGCCAGGGCCGGATCAAGGTCAATGGCAAAGACGCCACCCTCGGTCTGCGCGTCGACATGCACGACGCCATCACCATTGATGGCAAGGTGATCAAGCGCGAAGAGGCGGCCGAATCGGTGCGCCGCGTGATCATGTACAACAAGCCCGATGGCGAGATCTGCACCCGTGACGACCCGGAAGGCCGTCCGACCGTGTTCGACAAGCTGCCGCGTCCGAAAGAAGGTCGCTGGATCAACATCGGTCGTCTCGACATCAACACCACCGGTTTGCTGATGTTCACTACCGACGGTGAACTGGCCAACCGCCTGATGCACCCGTCCTACGAGATGGACCGTGAATACGCCGTGCGTGTACGCGGTGAAGTCGACGACGAAATGATCGAGCGTCTGAAGGCTGGCGTGGTGCTGGAAGATGGCCCGGCCAAATTCACCGACATCAAGCAGGCCCCGGGTGGCGAAGGTTTCAACCACTGGTATCACTGCGTGGTGATGGAAGGTCGTAACCGTGAGGTTCGTCGTCTGTGGGAATCCCAAGGTCTGGTGGTCAGCCGTCTGAAGCGCGTGCGTTTCGGCCCGGTGTTCCTCAACTCCGACCTGCCGATGGGCCGCTGGCGCGAAATGAGCCAGTACGAAGTCGACATCCTCAGTGCTGAAGTCGGCCTGACGCCGGTAGCGATGCCGCAGCTGAACGCCAAGAGCAAAGACAAGCTTGAGCGCATGCAGCGCAAATCGTCGCGGCCGATGGGCAAGACCGAGCGCGTCCGCACGCTGCGTCCAGCCGCTGGCGCGCCGACCGGCCCACGCCCAAGCCGTGAGCCGCAGATCGAAGGCGAACGTCCAGGTCGCAAGCCAGTCGCCCGTGACGGCGAGCGCGCTCCGCGCCCGGCCAACGGTCGCGCCCGGCCAACGGTCGCACTGAGCGTGGCGAACGTGGTGCACCTGCCGGTCGTGGTACGCCAGTGGCGGATCGTCCAGCGGACACCACCAACAAGCGTCCGGCCAAGCCTGCGCCGAAGCGTCCGGGGATCAAGCTGGTTGATGGCGACAAGCCGTCGGGCAAACGTCGTGGTGCACCGGCAGGTTCCGGTCAGCGTCCGGGTTTCGGTCGCAAGAAACCGGAATAAGTCAGCTCTGAGCTTCTAGCTGCAAGCTTCAAGCTAAAGCAAAAACGCCAACCTCAGGGTTGGCGTTTTTTTTCGTCCGGCAAAAGGTACGTAGCGCCTGGCAGGGCCTCTTCGCGAGCAAGCTCGCTCCCACATTGGATCTGTGTCGTTCACAATTCCCATGTGGGAGCGAGCTTGCTCGCGAAAGGGCCGGTAGCGTCAATAAAGAAATCTTGGACTAGAACACAAACCGGCCATCAAACACCGGCTTGTCATCCAGCGCCAACACCCCGCCAGAAAAGATCAGATCCAGGTGATGACTACCCTTGGCGCCACCACCCAACCCAAGGTGCAAGCCACAATGCCGCTCCTCAAACCCGGCATTGCGCGCATACAGATCCTTCACGCCTTCGTTGGTGCCAATCCCCAGCTCTTCAATCCGCCGGTTCGAAGGATTGGCGTCCAGGTATTTGTTGAAGTCATGCTCCAGCCCCGGCACGTCCGTGGCGATGCGGCTGATGGTCGAGTTCTCGATCCACAGTTCCAGCGGTGATTCCAGCACGCCGTATTTGCGTGCAAACGGAATGGTGCTGAGGAATGTGCCCTTGAATTTCACATGGCCGTTGATGGCTTCGCTGTGAGTCGCGATTTCCCCGGGGGCCAGGTCGAAGTTGCCGACGCCGTTAATGTCGGTCCATTTCTTGATGCTGCTCAGCGGCGTTTCAAACCATGAGCCGTCGTCGTCCTTGAAGCTCAGAGTGGTCGCCTGGGACATACGCTGGATCAGGTGACTGTTGAGCCCGGCAATCCGCTGCGGGGTGACGCTGAAGGTGTCGTAGAAATACTCGCCGTAGTCCTTGAACAGCAGCGACTTCTTCCAGTTTTCCGCCATCACGCCTTGTAGCGCGCGGACGAACTCCGGGCCGTCGGGGCGCGGGTTGGGCAGGGTGGAAGAGTCGTAGAAGAAAATGTACAGATCGCTGTCGGTGATTGCCGAGGTCAGCGTTGCGGTGCTTTCCAGGTCCAGGCGTCGGGCGCTGAACTGGAAACGAGGATGATCGCCAGCCTGTTCGGCGATGGCGCCGGTCAGCGCTTCGTAATCAGCCGTGTGGCCGAGCAGTACCTTCGCCGAGTCGAGGCCGGCAAGGGCAGGGTGGTGTTCGAGGTAGTAAAGGAAATGCGAGATCGCGCGGGGCTTATCCATGAGTCCTCCCTGACTGACCGTGAAGAAAGCGGCAGGCACGACCGGCCGGATCGTGCCTGCCCGGGATGTCTTACAGAGGCCACATCGCCGTGCCGAACGGAACTACCGCGTCGGCTTGCATCATTTCTACAGCCGCCTCGTGAGTCGGTGCTTCAAACCATTCGTCCAGTTGCAGTTCGGTATCCAAGTCTTTTTCCAGTGCTTGCATGGTCGATCTCCTAGATGACTTTCACGGTTGTGACTGGCCGGTCGAGGTGGCCGGCAAGACGTGAAGAACCTAGTTCAGGGTTTTTTGTAATGCAAAAAATTATTCATTTAATTTTTAAATAGACTTTTTATTCTGTTTTTACGCTCGGTTTTTCTTATTTAAAAACAAAAAACTAAGTCATGGTTTTCATTAGCAAGCTAGCTACCGTCAATTTGCAGACGTCTGACAGAATTTTCTGAAATGGAAACTCTGCGTTACGCGTCGTAAAGAAATGTTTACGAAAATGCCGCTAAAACCGAGTGAATCCAACCCGCCATGAGCGCTGTAAGGAAAAGCTGCCGCAGTCTGCTCCGCCGCAGGCTGCGCAGGGCTCTGGCGCGCTTGTTTCAGCGGCGTTTGCAGGGTGAGATGCGCCCCATGCCTGTCGTGCAGGTGCATAACAAGAAGGAGGCGCAATGAACGCCGTGACTGATCTCCACCTCTCTCCGTGGGACGGTTTTTTCCTCGTCCACGCCGATGGCCTGCAAAGGCCTGACTCATTTTTTGCAGCCGCTCGAGCATCTCGAGGCGGACACACGCAATCCCGGCAACCATCACGCTGATCCAGCGGGGTCTGGCAGCAGGGGGTTAGCGGTGTACAATGCGCCGCGTTTTAACTGTGACCCTCTGCGTAATCGCGCAAATCTCAAGGCTATCCGCCTTGTTCACTCCGTCGCGCCACAAGCGTTTCGGGTTCGATTTCGTCACAGATAAAAACAAACAGGTGACGCATGACCGTCGTAAATAAGCTGAACTCCTGGTGCCTGCGCTGGGGTTTGATCGGGGCTGCTTGAAATCGCAACCTGGCAGCAACGTCTACTGAACATCATCAAACCTTGCGTGAGACCTTTTTCATGAGTGGACAACCCTCGCAATCAGGCGAGCTGAAACGCGGCCTGAAAAATCGCCATATTCAACTGATCGCCCTCGGTGGCGCGATCGGTACCGGATTGTTCCTCGGCTCGGCCGGGGTACTGAAATCCGCCGGCCCGTCGATGATCCTCGGCTACGCCATCTGCGGCTTCATCGCCTTCATGATCATGCGCCAGCTCGGCGAGATGATCGTCGAAGAGCCGGTGGCCGGTTCCTTCAGCCATTTCGCGCACAAGTACTGGGGCGGCTTTGCCGGTTTCCTGTCGGGCTGGAACTGCTGGATTCTGTACATTCTGGTGGGCATGTCGGAGCTGACCGCGGTCGGCAAATACATCCACTACTGGGCCCCGGACATCCCGACCTGGGTCTCTGCGGCAGCCTTCTTCGTGCTGATCAACGCGATCAACCTGGCCAACGTCAAAGTCTTCGGTGAAGCCGAATTCTGGTTCGCGATCATCAAGGTCGTGGCCATCGTCGGCATGATTGCGCTGGGCAGCTACCTGCTGGTCAGCGGTAATGGCGGCCCGCAGGCCTCGGTGAGCAACCTGTGGTCGCACGGTGGGTTCTTCCCGAATGGTGTCAGCGGTCTGGTGATGGCCATGGCGATCATCATGTTCTCCTTCGGCGGTCTGGAAATGCTCGGTTTCACCGCTGCTGAAGCGGACAAGCCGAAGACCGTGATCCCGAAAGCGATCAACCAGGTGATCTACCGGATCCTGATTTTCTACATTGGTGCGCTGGTGATTCTGCTATCGCTGACCCCATGGGACAGCTTGCTGGAAACCCTCAACGCGTCCGGTGACTCGTATAGCGGCAGCCCGTTTGTGCAAGTGTTCTCGATGCTTGGCAGCAACACCGCCGCGCACATCCTCAACTTCGTGGTCCTGACCGCCGCGTTGTCGGTGTACAACAGTGGCACCTACTGCAACAGCCGCATGCTGCTGGGCATGGCCGAGCAGGGCGATGCGCCGAAAGGTCTGGCGAAGATCGACAAGCGCGGTGTACCGGTGCGTTCGATTCTGGCTTCGGCGGCGGTAACGCTGGTCGCTGTGTTGCTTAACTATCTGATCCCGCAGCACGCGCTGGAACTGTTGATGTCGCTGGTGGTTGCAACGCTGGTGATCAACTGGGCGATGATCAGCTTCTCGCACTTCAAGTTCCGCCAGCACATGAACAAGACGAAGCAGACGCCGCTGTTCAAGGCGCTGTGGTACCCGTACGGCAACTTCATCTGTCTGGCATTCGTCGCGTTTATTCTTGGCGTGATGCTGTTGATTCCGGGCATTCAGATCTCGGTGTACGCGATTCCGGTGTGGGTCGTGTTCATGTGGGGCTGCTACGTGATCAAGAACAAGCGCGGTGCGCAGCAGGCCGTGCATGCGGCAGGTGCTGCCAAGTAAGCGCTGACGCAGAAACAAGAAAACCGGCCTGAGTGCCGGTTTTTTTGTATGCGCAAATGCTGTGAGTCGAGGTGCTATACGTAGTCGGCGACAGGATAATCCCTGCACAAGGTTTCGACCTCTGAGCGAAACTGCGCAAGGAGCAGGGGTTCGAGCGTGTAATCCTGTTCGCCGAGCGGCGCCACAGTATTCAGAATCCGGCCGATCAAATTGACGATCTGGCGGCTGCCGTGGACATCGACCCGGCGTTGCGCCAAGGCACCCGTGCCGATGCGCAGCCCGCTGGTAACAAGTGCCGAGCGGGGGTCGCCGGGTACGCGATGTTTGCTGACGATGATCCCGCAATGCCCCAGCGCCGCCTCCGCGATGGCGCCCGTAATGCCGCCACGCAAGCGAACCAGTACCGTATGGTTTTCACTGCAGCCGCCGACCACTTCATAGTCCAGTGCCTGAAACGCCTTGGCCATTTCATCCGCCGTACTGCGGATCTGCGCCATGCAGGTATCGAATTCGGCAGACATTGCGTAGCCCAGCGCCGCAGCCTTTGCCGCGATCATATTGGCGGCAGGCGCGCCCTGCATTCGCGGGTAAGCGGCTTGATCGAGGAGGCGGCTGAAGGTGGTCCGCAAGCCGGGAATCTTGGTGTTCGCGTCACGCCCGCTGAGGATCACGCCACCCCGAGGTCCGGCGAGTTGTTTGTGCGTGCAAGTCACGGTGACGTGTGCGGCGTCGATCGGGCTTGGGTGCCTCCCGGTGGCGACAAGACCGGCGATATGCGAAATGTCGGCGAGCAGGATGGCACCGGCTTCGTCGGCAATTTCACGAAACCTTTTGAAGTCCACCACTCGCGAATAGGCGGTTGCGCCGCAGAGGATGACGCGGGGGCGATGGGCGAGCGCCAGCAGGCGTACCTTGTCGTAATCGATGAGGCCGTCGGATGTTGTGCCGTACTGGATCGCCTTGTAGTAGGCGCCGGAAAACGCAGCGAGGCTGCCATGCGTCAGATGACCACCGTGTTCCACTGCCATGCCCAGCAAGGTATCGCCCGGCTCCAGCAAGGCTGTCAGCACCTGGTAAACGGCGTTCGACGCCGAGTGCGGCTGGACGTTGGCGTATTGGGCCGCGAACAGTTCCCGCGCCCTGCGGATGGCCAGCGACTCGACCCGTTCGACGTTCTCGCATCCTGCGCTGTGAGGCTTGCCGGACATGCCTTCAGCTGTCACGTTGACCAGCACTGAAGCGCATGCCACCAAGGTTCGTGGTTGCACTGCGCAGGAAGATGAGATCAACGAAAGCGTGTGCTGTTGACGCGTGACTTCAGCATCGAGAATGGCCGCCAGTTCGGCATCTTCTGCGCGAAGATCCGCCAGGCCACGTCGCAACAAGTCAGCCTGATTCTTGAGCGGTTCAGTAGTGAATGCCATTGCTTGATTCCTTCCCTGTTTACTGTGCGCTGCGAACAGCAGCGCGCCTTCCCTGGTTTTGCGTGATGCGAACATCCTGCTTGCCGAATCTGTACAGGCGAATCCATGTTCTGCCGCGGTGCGTGCAAAACCAAACCCTGTACAGGCCTCCCGTTTTTTGTTGTTTCACTCTCTAAAATGAGAAGCCGGCTCGACGCATCATAGATTTTTCAGTGAGGAACGCCACAGAATTAATCAAAAAAATGAACATTGTTCAAAGAAAATGATTCTTTTTGTAGGCGCTGCGGGTGTAAAACAGGCATTGCTCAGTGCCGACTTTCAGGCGCCGGGTGAAAGGCAACAGAACGGACGGATCAGTCCAGAGGCTGAAATGATCCTGCAGGTGGGCGGGGTACAGCCTGTGAAAGCTGACTTTTTATACCGAATCCAGGGAGGGAGGGTGCTATGATTTCGCGCGGCACTGACAGGGATAAAACTGCAATTTCCTACCTCACTTGTGTATGTCCGGAATGATCATTCGGGACGTGACATTGATTGCAGTTCAAAATGGATGATAAGCATGTGATGCATAGAAGAGAAAGATCGGAGAATCTGAAGAACAATATCAAGTACCTGATCAAGAGTCGCGGGGAGACGCAGCTGTCCTTGTGTCACTCCAGTGGTTTGACCCGAACGACCATCTACAACATCCTTGAAGGCAAGGTGGTTAATGTCCAGCAGTCCACTGTTCGCAAGATTTCCGATTTCTTCGGGGTGTCTTACGAAGAAATAGAGACGCTTGATTTTGAAGAAAAGGAAATCATCGA comes from Pseudomonas sp. RU47 and encodes:
- a CDS encoding amino acid permease produces the protein MSGQPSQSGELKRGLKNRHIQLIALGGAIGTGLFLGSAGVLKSAGPSMILGYAICGFIAFMIMRQLGEMIVEEPVAGSFSHFAHKYWGGFAGFLSGWNCWILYILVGMSELTAVGKYIHYWAPDIPTWVSAAAFFVLINAINLANVKVFGEAEFWFAIIKVVAIVGMIALGSYLLVSGNGGPQASVSNLWSHGGFFPNGVSGLVMAMAIIMFSFGGLEMLGFTAAEADKPKTVIPKAINQVIYRILIFYIGALVILLSLTPWDSLLETLNASGDSYSGSPFVQVFSMLGSNTAAHILNFVVLTAALSVYNSGTYCNSRMLLGMAEQGDAPKGLAKIDKRGVPVRSILASAAVTLVAVLLNYLIPQHALELLMSLVVATLVINWAMISFSHFKFRQHMNKTKQTPLFKALWYPYGNFICLAFVAFILGVMLLIPGIQISVYAIPVWVVFMWGCYVIKNKRGAQQAVHAAGAAK
- a CDS encoding serine hydroxymethyltransferase, whose amino-acid sequence is MAFTTEPLKNQADLLRRGLADLRAEDAELAAILDAEVTRQQHTLSLISSSCAVQPRTLVACASVLVNVTAEGMSGKPHSAGCENVERVESLAIRRARELFAAQYANVQPHSASNAVYQVLTALLEPGDTLLGMAVEHGGHLTHGSLAAFSGAYYKAIQYGTTSDGLIDYDKVRLLALAHRPRVILCGATAYSRVVDFKRFREIADEAGAILLADISHIAGLVATGRHPSPIDAAHVTVTCTHKQLAGPRGGVILSGRDANTKIPGLRTTFSRLLDQAAYPRMQGAPAANMIAAKAAALGYAMSAEFDTCMAQIRSTADEMAKAFQALDYEVVGGCSENHTVLVRLRGGITGAIAEAALGHCGIIVSKHRVPGDPRSALVTSGLRIGTGALAQRRVDVHGSRQIVNLIGRILNTVAPLGEQDYTLEPLLLAQFRSEVETLCRDYPVADYV
- a CDS encoding leucyl aminopeptidase — protein: MDKPRAISHFLYYLEHHPALAGLDSAKVLLGHTADYEALTGAIAEQAGDHPRFQFSARRLDLESTATLTSAITDSDLYIFFYDSSTLPNPRPDGPEFVRALQGVMAENWKKSLLFKDYGEYFYDTFSVTPQRIAGLNSHLIQRMSQATTLSFKDDDGSWFETPLSSIKKWTDINGVGNFDLAPGEIATHSEAINGHVKFKGTFLSTIPFARKYGVLESPLELWIENSTISRIATDVPGLEHDFNKYLDANPSNRRIEELGIGTNEGVKDLYARNAGFEERHCGLHLGLGGGAKGSHHLDLIFSGGVLALDDKPVFDGRFVF
- a CDS encoding L-threonylcarbamoyladenylate synthase, which produces MSQFFQIHPENPQARLIKQAVEIIRKGGVVVYPTDSSYAIGCQIGDKTAIERVRRLRQLDEKHNFALICSDLSQLGNYAKIDTGTFRILKAHLPGPYTFILNATREVPRLLLHPKKRTIGLRVPSHPIALALLAELGEPLMSVTLIMPGDEDPLSDPYEMRQLLEHQVDLIVDGGFGGIKASTVIDLTGDDPEVVRVGCGDPTPFMVEA
- a CDS encoding segregation and condensation protein A yields the protein MEVFLEAFEGPLDLLLYLIRKQNINILDIPVAEITRQYMGYVELMQSVRLELAAEYLVMAAMLAEIKSRMLLPRAETVEDEEDDPRAELIRRLQEYERFKAAAEGIDGLSRVGRDVIVPKLDAPEARARKLLPDVALEEILMCMAEVLRRGDMFESHQVSREALSTRERMSDVLERLKGGGFVPFVELFTAEEGRLGVVVTFMAILELVKESLVELVQNEPFAAIHVRARAE
- the scpB gene encoding SMC-Scp complex subunit ScpB, which translates into the protein MNLTEPRELAPLLEAFLLASGKPQSLERLYELFEEGERPEPAVFKKALTLLGKSCEGRAFELKEVSSGYRLQIREKFSPWVGRLWEERPQRYSRALLETIALIAYRQPITRGEIEDVRGVAVNSNIVKTLLEREWIRVVGYRDVPGKPAMFATTKMFLDHFNLKNLEDLPPLAELREMETDPVLDFDDAPVPQNLQELADASAEPEEEKEETSFHTLLLELDSMEEGIKTDFDDLLRDAVDGEAPTVDAETETEPEPEPQIGEPTIEVELEAEPEAEPEEDILGVAEAREKLLAAVAALEQPAPEPEPELSEEEAEARALAEAIEAERREFED
- a CDS encoding DUF1289 domain-containing protein, with translation MSSTKDPCISLCKFSDDICLGCGRSKREIKAWKKLDKDDKRTVLAEAALRLIKLGSAGRRKKK